A single region of the Elizabethkingia sp. JS20170427COW genome encodes:
- a CDS encoding DUF6427 family protein — MFRLLSKQTHIFSIPAYMLVLLAFISVFNIFNFSVLNIVSSLIAFCGIVLGYFLFNNIGLNQKSHLPLFIYTLFIFCFYFGNIDLPLAVTLLGTHLVMLVLTNNNEEIRKNSYFLVGCIIGILYVLQPQIWPILLFVLLHIFGTSSRIIPDLLKIFFGVILIAINYFGYCFIFNTPDCAWRLIPFISDRLITKWDPVAYLAPLLVFLLYSMMDHFMNFAKKSPTSKFKYTLLLMYLGSIVITLVLYMDTDYEFLLLTALPLAIIISRGIRFMKSPQAREIALWFLILSTLLFKAAYYF, encoded by the coding sequence ATGTTTCGATTACTTTCCAAACAAACCCATATATTTTCAATTCCTGCTTATATGTTGGTGTTGTTGGCTTTTATTTCTGTGTTTAACATATTTAATTTCAGTGTTTTAAACATTGTTTCTTCCTTAATCGCTTTTTGCGGAATTGTATTAGGATATTTTTTATTTAACAATATAGGGCTTAATCAAAAGTCTCATTTACCGTTATTTATCTATACCTTATTTATATTTTGTTTTTATTTTGGGAATATAGATCTTCCTCTGGCAGTAACATTATTAGGTACCCATCTTGTAATGTTGGTACTCACGAATAATAATGAAGAGATCAGAAAGAATTCATACTTTCTTGTAGGATGTATCATAGGGATTTTATACGTACTACAACCTCAGATATGGCCTATTTTACTTTTTGTATTATTGCATATTTTTGGGACTTCAAGCAGGATAATACCAGATCTTCTAAAGATATTCTTTGGAGTAATTCTTATCGCAATTAATTATTTTGGATATTGCTTTATTTTTAATACTCCTGATTGTGCATGGAGGTTGATTCCTTTTATTTCGGATAGATTAATTACCAAGTGGGATCCTGTGGCTTATTTAGCTCCATTATTAGTATTCTTATTATATAGTATGATGGATCATTTTATGAATTTCGCTAAAAAAAGTCCTACGAGTAAATTTAAATATACTTTACTGCTTATGTACTTAGGAAGTATTGTTATTACTTTAGTCTTATACATGGATACCGATTATGAATTTTTATTGTTGACCGCTTTACCATTAGCCATTATTATCAGTAGAGGGATACGGTTTATGAAGAGTCCTCAAGCTCGGGAAATAGCCCTATGGTTCTTGATTTTATCAACCCTATTGTTTAAAGCAGCATATTATTTTTAA